AGGAGCGCCGCTACGGCCGGGCTGACTTCTCCGTCCTCTTCGGTCCGGCCGTCGTGCACGGCAGGCTCGCCGTCTTCCTCACCGGTCGCAGCAGCTTCCGGATCCTCGATCACGGATGTGCCTCGTCGGCGTTGATCGTCCGCTTGAGAACCTGGCTCGGCTTGAACGAAAGGACGCGGCGACCCGAGATCACGATCTCGTCGCCGGTCTGGGGATTGCGACCCTTGCGCGGTCTCTTCTCGTTGATGACGAAGTTGCCGAAGCCGGAGATCTTGACCTTCTCGCCCTGCTCGAGGCGGGCCTTGATCACTTCGAAGATCGATTCGACGACCTCGGCGGCTTCTTTCTTGGAGAACCCGACGCGCTCGTAGATGTGCTCGACGATTTCGGCTTTGGTCATGAGCGACGCCTCCAGTCTCGATGCAGTCCAGCCGGCCGGGCCACGCGCCCCTGGCAGTTCCTCCGGGTCTGGTCGCTCCATCGCCATAGTGCCCTGGCGCGAAACGCTCAGACCCGCACAGTCGCCCCGAGGCGCCGGGTCAGGTGACCGAGAACCGTTTCGTGAAGGGCCGAGACCTCCGCTTCGGTCAGCGTACGGTCGGCGGCGCGGTACACGATGCGGTACCCCAATGCCTTTCGGCCGCTGTCGATGCCCGCTCCCGTGTACTCGTCGAAGACCGTTATGCTCTCGATGGCGGGCTCGCCGAGCGCCTGGACTGCCTCGACGGCAGCCGCGGCGGGTGTGCGGGCATCCACCAGCAGGGAAACGTCCCTCTCCGAGCCAGGGTAGCGTGGAATCGGCTGCAGCCCCGGGTGGGCGCGTCTATATGCGACCGCCTCCCGGCAGTCAACTTCCCAGACGTAGATTTCTCCTGCAATTTCCGCCCCTTCCGCCACGTCGGGGTG
The nucleotide sequence above comes from Candidatus Binatia bacterium. Encoded proteins:
- a CDS encoding integration host factor subunit alpha translates to MTKAEIVEHIYERVGFSKKEAAEVVESIFEVIKARLEQGEKVKISGFGNFVINEKRPRKGRNPQTGDEIVISGRRVLSFKPSQVLKRTINADEAHP